In Synechococcus sp. KORDI-100, a single window of DNA contains:
- the yidC gene encoding membrane protein insertase YidC, which translates to MIGYISDNLLIPILDFFYGLVPSYGLAIVALTLVIRVALYPLSAGSIRSARRMRIAQPVIQKRQAEIKSRYADNIQKQQQELGKVMKEFGSPLAGCLPLLVQMPILFALFATLRGSPFADVPYTINVKVLPAEQIATVEPKPFNSASHSIFIGETDHVPVIASLPRGNKIGVGDSASISLHTKDGRSFADVLQGAEDPARFAPTWSLSKGDDVLSVSSDGTITALAPGDATVEAKIPGLAARSGFLFIKALGQVGFYADGAINWDIAILVGSFGLTLFLSQLLSGMGMPANPQQATANKITPFMITGMFLFFPLPAGVLLYMVIANIFQALQTFILTREALPENLQTILDQQLAQQTVTATATAAGSVSDSRLPFEPKGGK; encoded by the coding sequence GTGATCGGATACATCTCCGACAACCTACTCATCCCGATCCTGGACTTTTTCTACGGATTGGTTCCGAGTTATGGCCTGGCGATCGTGGCTCTCACGCTCGTGATCAGAGTCGCTCTGTATCCACTAAGCGCCGGCTCGATCCGCAGTGCCCGGAGGATGAGGATCGCCCAGCCGGTGATTCAGAAACGTCAGGCGGAGATCAAAAGCCGTTACGCCGACAACATTCAGAAGCAGCAGCAGGAGCTCGGGAAGGTGATGAAGGAGTTCGGGAGCCCCCTGGCGGGCTGCCTTCCCCTCCTGGTGCAGATGCCCATCCTGTTTGCTCTGTTCGCCACCCTGCGGGGCTCACCGTTCGCCGATGTGCCTTACACCATCAACGTCAAGGTGCTTCCAGCGGAACAGATTGCAACGGTTGAACCGAAGCCGTTCAACAGTGCCAGCCATTCCATCTTCATCGGCGAAACCGATCACGTGCCCGTGATCGCCAGCCTGCCCCGCGGCAACAAGATCGGTGTCGGCGACAGTGCCAGCATCAGCCTGCACACCAAGGACGGCCGTTCGTTCGCGGATGTCCTTCAAGGTGCAGAGGATCCAGCACGGTTCGCACCAACCTGGAGTCTGAGCAAGGGGGATGACGTCCTCAGCGTCAGCTCTGATGGAACCATCACCGCACTGGCCCCGGGTGATGCCACGGTTGAAGCCAAGATTCCAGGCTTGGCGGCAAGAAGCGGATTCCTGTTCATCAAGGCTCTCGGGCAGGTCGGTTTCTATGCCGATGGTGCGATCAACTGGGACATCGCCATCCTGGTGGGTTCCTTCGGCTTGACTTTGTTCCTCTCCCAACTCCTTTCTGGAATGGGAATGCCTGCCAACCCGCAGCAGGCTACGGCCAACAAGATCACCCCCTTCATGATCACCGGGATGTTCCTGTTTTTCCCCCTGCCGGCAGGCGTCCTGCTCTACATGGTGATTGCCAACATCTTCCAGGCCCTGCAGACCTTCATCCTCACGAGGGAGGCTCTGCCGGAGAACCTGCAGACCATTCTCGACCAGCAACTGGCGCAGCAGACCGTGACAGCCACCGCCACGGCAGCGGGCAGCGTGAGTGATTCCCGGCTCCCCTTCGAACCCAAAGGCGGAAAATGA
- a CDS encoding PH domain-containing protein, translating into MTSTSAEQVHYEGGPARGDLIFNLLLGFTLIALPFTVGAIVRAIWLRFCITSRRVSVSGGWLGRDKTQVVYSQIKEVRSVPRGFGAWGDMVLVLSDGARLELRSVPRFRDVETYILERIAERQSTPEQKPVEGFAA; encoded by the coding sequence ATGACATCCACCTCCGCTGAACAGGTTCACTACGAGGGAGGTCCTGCCCGTGGTGACCTGATCTTCAACCTGCTGCTCGGCTTCACATTGATCGCCCTGCCATTCACCGTGGGTGCGATCGTGCGAGCGATCTGGCTGCGTTTCTGTATCACCAGTCGCAGGGTCTCCGTCAGTGGTGGCTGGCTGGGCCGGGACAAGACCCAGGTCGTCTACAGCCAGATCAAGGAGGTTCGCAGCGTGCCTCGAGGATTCGGCGCCTGGGGCGACATGGTTCTGGTGCTCAGTGATGGTGCTCGGCTGGAATTGCGTTCCGTGCCCAGGTTTCGTGATGTTGAGACCTACATCCTCGAACGCATAGCTGAACGCCAGTCCACCCCCGAGCAGAAGCCGGTTGAAGGCTTCGCCGCCTGA
- a CDS encoding ribonuclease P protein component yields MALPTAMRLRGQRCFQHLHRRARRHHGHWMVLRTLDGDVSLLRPELRHQPARCCRCAVVISSKVHKRAVRRNRLRRLFHSYLRTRLEQRVDLAGRWLLISLRPGASDAEESQLLEECDSLLKSAGLE; encoded by the coding sequence ATGGCGCTGCCCACTGCGATGCGACTGAGGGGGCAGCGTTGCTTCCAACATCTTCATCGCAGGGCACGCCGTCACCACGGTCACTGGATGGTGCTGCGGACGCTGGACGGCGACGTGTCCTTGCTCAGGCCCGAGCTGCGCCACCAACCGGCCCGATGCTGCCGCTGCGCCGTGGTGATCAGCAGCAAGGTGCACAAGCGTGCTGTCCGCCGCAATCGACTGCGGCGTCTTTTCCATTCCTATCTGAGAACTCGCCTGGAGCAGCGTGTTGACCTGGCAGGTCGCTGGCTTCTGATCAGCCTTCGACCGGGCGCATCCGACGCCGAGGAATCACAGTTGCTGGAAGAATGCGACAGTCTGCTGAAATCCGCCGGTCTGGAGTGA
- the rpmH gene encoding 50S ribosomal protein L34 — MTKRTLGGTSRKRKRVSGFRVRMRSHTGRRVIRTRRKRGRSRLAV, encoded by the coding sequence ATGACCAAACGAACCCTCGGAGGAACAAGCAGGAAGCGCAAACGGGTATCCGGATTCCGTGTTCGCATGCGCTCGCACACTGGCCGCCGTGTGATCCGCACCCGGCGCAAACGGGGTCGGTCACGACTGGCCGTCTGA
- a CDS encoding DUF2808 domain-containing protein: MIRSFLLKSSVAVVGGLILVGGLTGLDSRPAIAQGTSGLMEFRWDSDRDYRRLYYYQTSTIPNERAEWYLTLREKDRKTAILKLTVTVPDYFDSKLKPRRMALCRVTKGSMLSRTKCIEEIPATIEVNDNQTAIEVFPDQPVPIDGDYALLIKMFNPQGKRMYQFNALVQAPGDVPMSGYRGSWLVDMD; this comes from the coding sequence ATGATCCGGTCCTTTCTGCTCAAGAGCTCCGTCGCGGTTGTCGGTGGCCTGATACTGGTTGGAGGCCTGACAGGCCTTGACTCCAGGCCGGCCATCGCCCAGGGCACCTCAGGTCTGATGGAATTCCGCTGGGACTCCGACAGGGACTACCGCAGGCTGTACTACTACCAGACCTCAACCATCCCGAATGAACGCGCTGAGTGGTACCTGACCCTGAGAGAAAAGGATCGCAAGACCGCCATCCTGAAGCTGACGGTGACAGTGCCGGATTACTTCGATTCCAAGCTGAAGCCCCGCCGCATGGCGCTTTGCAGGGTCACCAAAGGCAGCATGCTCAGTCGCACCAAATGCATCGAGGAAATTCCGGCGACCATCGAAGTGAACGACAACCAGACCGCCATCGAAGTCTTTCCGGACCAACCCGTTCCCATCGATGGCGATTACGCGCTGCTGATCAAGATGTTCAATCCCCAGGGAAAGCGGATGTACCAGTTCAACGCTCTAGTCCAGGCCCCGGGAGACGTCCCGATGTCCGGTTACAGGGGTAGCTGGCTTGTCGACATGGACTGA
- the aroH gene encoding chorismate mutase: protein MTGSDLKLIGLRGATTCPVNSVAAIESAVACLIDALMEHNGLNPDQIVSLTFSVTADLDACFPAAVARRRQGWDAVALLDCQQMAVSGDLPRCIRLLAHVWMPSDRDPAHPYLEEARLLRPDRLSHN, encoded by the coding sequence ATGACCGGCTCTGATCTGAAACTGATCGGTCTGCGGGGAGCAACCACCTGCCCTGTCAACTCGGTGGCAGCGATCGAGAGCGCTGTGGCGTGCCTCATCGATGCGCTGATGGAGCACAACGGGCTGAATCCGGACCAGATCGTGTCGCTGACGTTTTCCGTCACTGCCGATCTCGATGCCTGCTTCCCGGCCGCGGTCGCCCGTCGTCGGCAGGGCTGGGATGCCGTTGCCCTGCTCGATTGTCAACAGATGGCTGTCAGCGGAGACCTGCCTCGGTGCATCCGACTGCTTGCCCACGTCTGGATGCCCTCCGATCGGGATCCGGCCCACCCCTATCTAGAAGAGGCCCGCCTGCTTCGCCCAGACAGACTCAGTCACAACTGA
- the sppA gene encoding signal peptide peptidase SppA — protein sequence MVWPWRRKSRRRMARVVLEGPISGSTRQRVLKALKEVEEREFPALLLRIDSPGGTVGDSQEIHAALMRLRETGCRVVASFGNISASGGVYIGVAAEKIVSNPGTITGSIGVILRGNDLSRLFERIGIRFDTVKSGLFKDILSPDRPLSDAERELLQQLIDSSYSQFVGVVSEGRGLSADTVRTFADGRVFSGEQALDLGLVDELGDEEHARRLAARLADLDEDNAKLVTLGKSKRRLSNLLPGSRLLKPLLERLNLELMGSGQVLWLYRP from the coding sequence ATGGTCTGGCCCTGGCGCCGTAAATCCCGCCGTCGAATGGCGCGTGTCGTTCTGGAGGGACCGATCAGTGGCAGCACCCGCCAACGGGTGCTGAAAGCGCTCAAGGAAGTGGAAGAACGGGAATTCCCAGCCCTGTTGCTGCGGATTGATTCCCCCGGCGGAACCGTCGGAGACAGCCAGGAGATTCATGCCGCCTTGATGCGTCTGCGCGAGACGGGATGCCGGGTGGTGGCCAGCTTCGGCAATATTTCGGCCTCCGGCGGTGTCTACATCGGCGTTGCGGCCGAGAAAATCGTGTCAAATCCAGGCACGATCACCGGGTCGATCGGCGTCATCCTGCGCGGCAACGACCTGTCCCGACTGTTTGAGCGGATCGGAATCCGCTTCGACACCGTCAAAAGCGGACTCTTCAAGGACATCCTCTCGCCTGACCGACCCCTCAGCGACGCCGAACGCGAGCTCCTGCAACAGCTGATCGACAGCAGCTACAGCCAGTTCGTTGGCGTCGTTTCAGAGGGTCGCGGTCTGAGCGCCGACACCGTGCGAACGTTCGCTGACGGACGGGTCTTCAGCGGAGAGCAAGCCCTCGATCTCGGACTCGTCGATGAACTTGGGGATGAGGAGCATGCCCGCCGTCTGGCTGCCCGACTGGCTGACCTCGATGAGGACAACGCCAAGCTCGTGACGCTCGGGAAAAGCAAGCGCAGGTTGAGCAATCTGCTTCCGGGTTCCCGTCTTCTGAAGCCACTGCTGGAGCGTTTGAACCTCGAGCTCATGGGCAGCGGTCAGGTTCTCTGGCTGTACCGGCCATGA
- a CDS encoding DMT family transporter, with protein sequence MASVRLWLLMLLPFALWGTAMTAMAPLLESGGSWLVAALRLLPAGVALIVWVACSGRSLFIDSRDLGWFALFTLVDACLFQGLLAHGLSGTGAGLGSVLIDCQPLIVALLARALFADSINPVGWVGLGLGFAGILCLGVPAELLGHWWLLRDLPAVIEVFQPGEVTMLLAALAMALGTVLIRFACRYSDPIAATGWHMILGGLPLLLIAALDRHFSLPAWDAMDWLRMAFASLLGSALAYGLFFWFANRRDLTSFSSLGFLTPVFALATGGWLLGERLTSVQWVGVLMVLLSVVCVSQRRRLWEPDGRVEG encoded by the coding sequence ATGGCCTCCGTCCGCCTCTGGCTGCTGATGCTGCTCCCCTTCGCTCTCTGGGGGACTGCCATGACGGCGATGGCACCGCTGCTCGAATCGGGCGGCAGCTGGCTGGTTGCTGCTCTGCGGCTGCTCCCTGCCGGGGTCGCTCTGATCGTCTGGGTGGCCTGCAGTGGTCGCAGCCTGTTCATCGACAGCAGGGATCTCGGCTGGTTTGCCCTGTTCACCCTGGTGGATGCCTGCCTGTTCCAGGGACTTCTTGCCCATGGCCTTTCTGGCACTGGTGCAGGCCTCGGGTCGGTGTTGATCGACTGCCAGCCCCTGATCGTGGCCCTGTTGGCTCGCGCCTTGTTCGCCGACTCGATCAATCCGGTGGGATGGGTCGGTCTCGGACTCGGCTTTGCAGGAATTCTCTGCCTGGGTGTTCCGGCAGAACTGCTCGGGCACTGGTGGCTCCTGCGGGATCTGCCAGCGGTGATTGAAGTGTTTCAACCCGGGGAGGTCACGATGCTTCTGGCCGCCCTCGCCATGGCTCTCGGCACGGTTCTGATTCGTTTTGCCTGCCGTTACAGCGATCCGATCGCGGCCACCGGTTGGCACATGATCCTGGGTGGACTGCCGCTACTGCTGATCGCAGCACTGGATCGCCATTTCAGCCTGCCTGCCTGGGATGCAATGGATTGGCTTCGGATGGCGTTTGCGAGCCTTCTGGGCAGTGCCCTGGCCTATGGCCTGTTCTTCTGGTTCGCGAACCGCCGCGATCTCACGAGTTTCAGCAGCCTCGGTTTTCTTACTCCGGTCTTTGCGCTGGCCACCGGCGGATGGCTTCTCGGCGAACGCCTGACGTCCGTGCAGTGGGTTGGGGTGCTGATGGTGCTGCTCTCGGTGGTCTGTGTGAGTCAGCGGCGGAGGTTGTGGGAGCCGGACGGCAGGGTGGAGGGATGA
- a CDS encoding glycosyltransferase family 4 protein has protein sequence MKDSSLRLVLISTPIGALGSGRGGGVELTLRSLVQGLVGRQHQLTLVAPRGSERPQGCDAVELLEVDGVDQPSWQHASEAASVEIPRNAVLPRLLDVALQRADKADALLNFGYDWLPLWITPHIQQPLFHLISMGAVTTVMGEAIEALGRWDQRRLAFHTARQASDFTLPNLPCVVGNGFDLQAYRFQPAENGPLGWAGRIAPEKGLEDAAAAAAALGDRLLVWGLREDEVYAAAVESAVPPGTIEWRGFLSTEDLQRDLGACRALINTPKWNEAYGNVVVEAMACGVPVIAYDRGGPGELIVPGENGLLVPPDDVSALAESIRRCGEIDRYACRHWAERHASQDVFSGRVEAWIRAGLAADGNITAMQ, from the coding sequence ATGAAGGACTCAAGCCTGAGGCTGGTGCTGATCAGCACCCCGATCGGTGCTCTCGGAAGCGGTCGGGGCGGAGGTGTGGAACTCACCTTGCGCTCGCTGGTTCAGGGCCTGGTTGGAAGGCAGCACCAGCTGACGCTGGTTGCTCCACGCGGGTCCGAACGGCCCCAGGGTTGCGATGCGGTGGAGCTGCTTGAGGTTGACGGCGTTGATCAACCGAGTTGGCAACACGCCTCCGAGGCTGCATCGGTGGAAATTCCCAGGAATGCGGTGTTGCCCCGCCTGCTGGATGTCGCTTTGCAGCGGGCTGACAAGGCTGATGCTCTGTTGAATTTCGGATACGACTGGTTGCCGCTGTGGATCACCCCTCACATTCAGCAGCCGTTGTTCCACCTGATCAGCATGGGCGCTGTCACGACGGTGATGGGGGAGGCGATTGAGGCACTGGGCCGCTGGGATCAGAGGCGTCTGGCCTTTCACACCGCGCGTCAGGCGTCTGATTTCACGCTTCCAAATCTCCCCTGTGTGGTCGGCAACGGCTTCGATCTGCAGGCTTATCGCTTCCAACCCGCGGAGAACGGCCCCCTGGGATGGGCGGGCCGCATCGCACCGGAAAAGGGTCTGGAAGATGCCGCAGCAGCGGCCGCGGCCTTGGGCGATCGTCTCCTCGTCTGGGGTCTGCGTGAAGATGAGGTCTATGCGGCCGCCGTCGAATCAGCTGTTCCACCGGGAACCATTGAATGGCGGGGGTTTCTGTCGACGGAGGATCTGCAGCGGGACCTTGGCGCCTGCAGGGCTCTGATCAACACGCCGAAATGGAATGAGGCCTACGGGAATGTGGTGGTGGAGGCGATGGCTTGCGGTGTGCCGGTGATTGCCTACGACCGCGGCGGCCCAGGTGAATTGATCGTGCCTGGTGAGAACGGTCTCTTGGTTCCTCCCGATGACGTTTCGGCTTTGGCTGAATCGATCCGCCGCTGCGGCGAAATCGACCGTTACGCCTGCCGTCACTGGGCCGAACGCCATGCCTCCCAGGATGTCTTCAGCGGTCGTGTGGAAGCCTGGATCCGCGCTGGTCTGGCAGCGGATGGCAACATCACCGCGATGCAGTGA
- a CDS encoding glycosyltransferase family 39 protein, translating into MATSPRCSEDSAVEVSGRQRRWVLGLVLFCGVLLCLWRLGATGVTDETPPLFAAAGRGMVDSGDWLTPRVNGLPRYDKPPLIYWLMALGYALPGSSVWDPLGSWAARLPSALSSIVMMLALADTLLRWPRPEDPRPAWTAVAGSLSFGLSPLVLVWSRTAVSDALLCALLGLSLLFQWRRFADPRRTRWWTAWVVLGLAVLAKGPVAVVLSGLTLLLFCALRRDLRTAWGRLRPLPGLVITALISLPWYAAELLVEGQPFWDSFFGYHNLQRFTSVVNDHLQPWWFFGPVMLIAALPFTPLLLVSIVEQPRLRPEPDQSLQQFAWCWLMAVLLLFTSAATKLPSYWLPATPAAALLITAALHGRQGGRTIAWAATALLTLVLAAGFWGSAQWIPLINDPEMPTLSVDLLASGFVLRAGAWFTLAGLLCCLLWRRTGLVRLLTMQASLLLFHLNALIPIAELGDQLRQRPVRDAAVQMELQRQPGEPLAMVGAMKPSLHFHTGDVVLYEGRSEGALVNLSDRLAHERRRGWQGRPLSDDEASPTVLVLIDGGTARQDHWSNMQPQILGEFGIYSLWRVDRRRLEARAGDLRSEGVDPDWRDPRPERF; encoded by the coding sequence ATGGCAACATCACCGCGATGCAGTGAGGACTCAGCGGTGGAGGTGAGCGGCCGTCAGCGGCGATGGGTGCTGGGGCTGGTTCTGTTCTGTGGTGTTCTGCTGTGTCTGTGGAGGCTTGGTGCCACCGGGGTGACCGATGAGACCCCGCCCCTGTTCGCTGCGGCCGGCCGCGGCATGGTCGACAGCGGGGACTGGCTGACGCCGAGGGTGAACGGGCTGCCCCGTTACGACAAGCCTCCCCTGATCTACTGGCTGATGGCGCTGGGCTATGCCTTGCCTGGCTCCTCGGTCTGGGATCCCCTTGGCAGCTGGGCAGCGCGGTTGCCATCGGCGTTGTCCAGCATCGTGATGATGCTGGCCTTGGCAGACACCCTGCTGCGCTGGCCACGTCCCGAGGATCCAAGGCCCGCCTGGACAGCGGTGGCAGGGTCCCTCAGTTTTGGCCTGTCCCCACTGGTGCTCGTCTGGAGCCGAACGGCGGTGAGCGATGCCCTGCTCTGTGCCCTGCTTGGCCTCAGTCTGCTGTTCCAGTGGCGCCGCTTTGCCGACCCTCGGCGGACCCGCTGGTGGACCGCATGGGTCGTGCTCGGCCTTGCTGTTCTGGCCAAGGGGCCGGTCGCCGTCGTCCTCTCGGGTCTGACGTTGCTTCTGTTCTGCGCCCTGCGTCGGGACCTCCGGACGGCATGGGGGCGGCTCCGGCCACTGCCAGGACTCGTGATCACGGCTCTGATCAGCCTGCCCTGGTATGCCGCTGAACTGCTGGTGGAGGGGCAACCCTTCTGGGACAGCTTTTTCGGATATCACAATCTCCAGCGCTTCACCTCCGTGGTCAACGACCACCTTCAGCCCTGGTGGTTTTTTGGACCGGTGATGTTGATCGCGGCCCTGCCGTTCACTCCCCTGCTCCTGGTCTCCATCGTCGAGCAGCCTCGTCTGCGGCCGGAGCCGGATCAGTCCTTGCAGCAGTTCGCCTGGTGCTGGCTGATGGCCGTGTTGCTGCTGTTCACCTCCGCCGCCACCAAGCTTCCCAGCTACTGGCTTCCAGCCACCCCGGCAGCCGCGCTTCTGATCACCGCTGCACTTCACGGGCGCCAGGGAGGCCGGACCATCGCCTGGGCCGCCACAGCCCTCCTGACCCTTGTTCTGGCGGCGGGGTTCTGGGGCTCTGCTCAATGGATCCCCTTGATCAATGACCCCGAGATGCCGACGCTGTCGGTGGACCTTCTTGCCAGTGGCTTTGTGCTTCGCGCTGGAGCCTGGTTCACCCTGGCGGGTCTGCTCTGCTGCCTTCTCTGGCGTCGCACCGGCCTCGTTCGCCTGCTCACCATGCAGGCCTCTCTGCTGCTGTTTCATCTGAACGCCCTGATTCCGATCGCGGAGCTGGGTGATCAGCTGCGGCAGCGGCCTGTCCGTGACGCGGCAGTCCAGATGGAGCTTCAACGCCAGCCAGGGGAGCCCCTGGCCATGGTGGGAGCGATGAAACCATCCCTGCATTTCCACACAGGAGATGTGGTGCTGTACGAGGGGCGCTCCGAAGGTGCCCTGGTCAATCTCTCCGATCGTCTGGCCCACGAACGCAGACGTGGCTGGCAGGGCAGGCCTCTTTCTGATGATGAGGCTTCACCGACCGTGCTGGTGCTGATCGATGGCGGAACAGCCCGCCAGGATCACTGGAGCAACATGCAACCGCAGATTCTGGGGGAGTTCGGGATCTATTCGCTGTGGCGGGTTGACCGTCGCCGCCTGGAGGCTCGTGCGGGTGACCTCCGCAGCGAAGGCGTCGATCCTGACTGGCGCGATCCACGGCCGGAACGCTTCTGA
- a CDS encoding sulfotransferase family 2 domain-containing protein, whose translation MSLILPKWKLIFLHIPKCAGQSIESAFGIPHEHSHHKRHDLPEDWRDYLRFTFVRHPVSRFLSACNYNLRVALRTERQLRRLSEADLSPTKRYRLHLLEAQPSLSEMVDDLHQGRLRKLTIFQPQALWLRAGLPQFIGRVERFEQDWRHLLQLIDPQGRITGPAPHTNRSPSRLSANELSKRELRRIRSYYRDDFRMTGYGKTPPQD comes from the coding sequence ATGAGTCTGATCCTGCCGAAGTGGAAACTGATTTTTCTCCACATCCCGAAGTGCGCTGGACAGTCCATTGAGTCGGCCTTCGGAATCCCTCACGAACACAGCCATCACAAACGACATGACCTGCCGGAGGACTGGCGCGACTATCTGCGCTTCACCTTTGTCCGTCATCCTGTCAGCCGGTTCCTGTCGGCTTGCAACTACAACCTGCGGGTTGCGCTGAGAACCGAACGACAGCTGCGTCGGTTGTCGGAGGCAGACCTCAGCCCGACCAAGCGCTATCGCCTGCATCTGCTTGAGGCGCAGCCATCCCTGAGCGAGATGGTGGACGACCTGCATCAGGGTCGCCTGCGCAAATTAACAATCTTCCAACCGCAGGCCCTCTGGCTGCGAGCAGGCCTGCCCCAGTTCATCGGCAGGGTGGAACGATTTGAGCAGGATTGGCGCCACCTGTTGCAGCTGATCGATCCTCAGGGACGGATCACCGGGCCAGCACCGCACACCAATCGATCGCCTTCACGACTCAGCGCAAACGAACTGTCGAAACGCGAACTCCGACGGATCAGGTCGTACTACCGCGATGACTTCCGCATGACCGGCTACGGGAAGACGCCCCCCCAGGACTAA
- a CDS encoding DUF721 domain-containing protein: protein MAVAPDPQRRRLKGLEILQPAPPTNASALSDCLDDLSRQWRRDGGLAGLWQDWPRIAGEQLAPHCRPLTLQRGVLTVGASHPQWRQALQYNRLQLLAAMKAAGHPVRDLRVQQHHSRVQETLESEASIWARHPSRCDVHGMGQCPRCGRPAPNGEINLWEVCGFCHRQRFSA, encoded by the coding sequence ATGGCCGTGGCTCCAGATCCCCAGCGTCGACGTCTGAAGGGGCTTGAAATCCTCCAGCCGGCACCACCGACTAATGCATCCGCGCTGAGTGACTGCCTTGACGACCTCAGTCGCCAATGGCGCCGAGATGGCGGCCTGGCAGGGCTCTGGCAGGACTGGCCGAGAATCGCCGGAGAGCAGCTGGCACCCCACTGCAGGCCTTTGACTCTGCAACGGGGCGTGCTCACGGTGGGCGCGAGTCATCCCCAGTGGCGTCAAGCCCTCCAATACAACCGTCTGCAACTGCTGGCCGCCATGAAGGCGGCCGGCCACCCCGTCCGCGATCTCCGCGTCCAACAGCATCACAGCCGCGTTCAGGAAACCCTTGAGAGCGAAGCCTCGATCTGGGCCAGGCACCCGAGCCGCTGCGACGTCCACGGCATGGGGCAGTGCCCCCGTTGCGGCCGCCCCGCTCCGAACGGTGAGATCAATCTCTGGGAGGTCTGCGGCTTCTGTCACCGCCAGAGGTTCTCTGCATGA
- a CDS encoding PspA/IM30 family protein, which translates to MGFFDRLGRLVRANANAAVSSMEDPAKILDQSVADMQSDLVKLRQAVALAIASQKRLRNQAEQAESQSKTWYERAELALKKGEEDLAREALTRRKTFQETATSLTAQVQAQDGQVETLKKSLVSLEGKIAQAKTKKDMLKARAQAAKAQQQLQSAVGNIGTDSAMAAFERMEDKVEQMEATGQAAAELAGADLESQFAALEGGSDVDDELDALRQQLKGGPEAVALPAAESSEEVKAVKVEEVDADLEDLKRSIDKL; encoded by the coding sequence ATGGGCTTCTTCGACCGGCTTGGCCGACTGGTTCGAGCCAACGCCAATGCCGCTGTCAGCAGCATGGAGGATCCAGCCAAGATTCTCGACCAGTCCGTCGCGGACATGCAGTCCGATCTGGTCAAGCTTCGTCAGGCGGTGGCTCTGGCGATCGCCAGTCAGAAGCGCTTGCGCAATCAGGCTGAACAGGCTGAGAGTCAGTCCAAAACCTGGTACGAGCGGGCTGAACTTGCCCTGAAGAAAGGTGAGGAGGATTTAGCCAGAGAGGCGCTCACCCGTCGCAAGACATTTCAGGAGACGGCGACGTCTCTGACGGCACAGGTTCAGGCCCAGGACGGTCAGGTGGAAACCCTGAAGAAAAGCCTGGTTTCTCTGGAGGGCAAGATCGCCCAGGCCAAGACCAAGAAGGACATGCTGAAGGCCCGCGCCCAGGCGGCGAAGGCTCAGCAGCAGCTTCAGAGCGCCGTCGGCAACATCGGAACCGATTCCGCCATGGCCGCGTTTGAGCGCATGGAGGACAAGGTTGAGCAGATGGAGGCCACGGGACAGGCCGCCGCGGAACTGGCGGGAGCCGATCTGGAGAGTCAGTTCGCGGCCTTGGAGGGGGGGAGCGATGTCGACGATGAGCTTGATGCCCTGCGACAACAGCTGAAAGGCGGGCCAGAAGCCGTCGCTCTTCCGGCCGCCGAGAGCTCTGAAGAGGTCAAAGCCGTCAAGGTGGAGGAGGTTGACGCAGATCTTGAGGATCTCAAGAGATCCATCGACAAGCTCTGA
- the trxA gene encoding thioredoxin, with protein MAGAVSDFTDSGFEQEVLTASGTVLVDFWASWCGPCRLIAPLMDWAAETYTDRLSVGKLEVDGNPSTRDRYQVQGIPTLMLFRDGEELARHEGAIAKPQLQAFLDAHL; from the coding sequence TTGGCTGGAGCCGTCTCCGATTTCACTGACTCTGGATTCGAGCAGGAGGTGCTAACGGCCTCAGGCACTGTTCTGGTTGATTTCTGGGCGTCCTGGTGCGGGCCCTGCAGGTTGATTGCCCCCCTGATGGACTGGGCTGCAGAGACCTACACCGATCGGCTTTCGGTGGGAAAGCTTGAGGTGGATGGCAATCCCTCAACCCGTGATCGTTACCAGGTGCAGGGGATTCCCACCCTGATGCTGTTCCGGGATGGTGAGGAGCTGGCCCGCCATGAAGGGGCCATTGCGAAGCCTCAGCTTCAGGCCTTCCTGGATGCGCATCTCTAA